Proteins encoded together in one Porites lutea chromosome 2, jaPorLute2.1, whole genome shotgun sequence window:
- the LOC140926618 gene encoding ADP-ribosylation factor-like protein 2-binding protein, whose translation MEERFQTMQKDFKEKYYHHFTDEEENKLIYMDIFKEYVSQIEHHIQDELKKRIPGFSMEEFSKSLERRHDQIGGDILEMLLSFTDFLAFKQMFLDYKAAKEGTGMDLSDLLTITSSSANKDDSQGMQIDPDSPREGPSKQR comes from the exons ATGG AGGAAAGATTCCAGACAATGCAAAAAGACTTCAAAGAAAAGTATTACCATCACTTTACAGATGAAGAGGAAAATAAACTTATATACATGGATATATTCAAGGAATAT GTTTCACAAATAGAACATCACATACAAGATGAGCTTAAAAAGAGAATTCCTGGCTTCTCCATGGAAGAATTTTCAAAGTCGTTGGA ACGTCGGCACGACCAAATTGGGGGAGATATATTGGAGATGCTTCTTAGTTTTACAGATTTCTTGGCCTTCAAACAAATGTTTCTAGATTACAAAGCT GCAAAAGAAGGCACAGGAATGGACTTAAGTGACTTGTTAACTATCACGTCAAGCTCAGCTAACAAAGATGACTCACAAGGCATGCAAATCGACCCTGATTCACCAAGAGAAGGACCATCAAAGCAAAGATAG